From a single Miscanthus floridulus cultivar M001 chromosome 8, ASM1932011v1, whole genome shotgun sequence genomic region:
- the LOC136476844 gene encoding tricin synthase 1-like, producing MAPIGDTIAQVHTGLDSSNKTLLKSEALYKYVLDTSVLPHEPDCMRELRLVTDKHEWGFMQSSPDEAQLLRMLLKLTGARNTLEVGVFTGYSLLATALALPDDGKVIAFDVSRKYYDIGRPFIEKAGVAHKVDFREGPALEGLDALLADEANVGAFDFAFVDADKPNYVKYHEQLLRLVRVGGSIVYDNTLWAGTVALPPETPMNDLDRRFSAAIRDLNVRLSKDERVEVCQLAIADGITICRRLV from the exons ATGGCGCCCATCGGCGACACCATCGCGCAGGTCCACACCGGCCTCGACAGCAGCAACAAGACGCTCCTCAAGAGCGAGGCCCTCTACAAG TACGTCCTGGACACGTCGGTGCTGCCGCACGAGCCCGACTGCATGCGGGAGCTCCGCCTCGTCACCGACAAGCACGAGTGGGGGTTCATGCAGTCCTCCCCCGACGAGGCCCAGCTGCTCCGTATGCTGCTCAAGCTCACCGGCGCACGCAACACGCTCGAGGTCGGCGTGTTCACGGGCTACTCCCTGCTCGCCACGGCGCTGGCGCTCCCCGACGACGGGAAGGTGATCGCGTTCGACGTGAGCCGGAAGTACTACGACATCGGGCGCCCCTTCATCGAGAAGGCCGGCGTCGCCCACAAGGTGGACTTCCGGGAGGGCCCGGCGCTGGAGGGCCTGGACGCGCTGCTCGCCGACGAGGCCAACGTCGGGGCGTTCGACTTCGCGTTCGTCGACGCCGACAAGCCGAACTACGTCAAGTACCACGAGCAGCTGCTCCGCCTGGTGCGGGTGGGCGGGAGCATCGTGTATGATAACACGCTGTGGGCGGGGACGGTGGCGTTGCCGCCGGAGACGCCGATGAATGACCTGGATCGGAGGTTCTCGGCGGCGATTCGGGACCTGAATGTCAGGCTGTCTAAGGATGAGCGCGTCGAGGTCTGCCAGCTCGCCATCGCCGACGGCATCACCATCTGCCGCCGCCTCGTCTGA